One window of the Saccopteryx bilineata isolate mSacBil1 chromosome 2, mSacBil1_pri_phased_curated, whole genome shotgun sequence genome contains the following:
- the PTGES3L gene encoding putative protein PTGES3L isoform X4, producing MEFCVEDSTDVHVLLEDHRIVFSCKNADGVELYNEIEFYAKVNSKDSQDKRSGRSITCFVRKWKENVAWPRLTKEDIKPVWLSVDFDNWRDWKGDEEVELAQVEHYAELLQKVSTKRPPPAMDDLDDDSDSADATNN from the exons ATGGAGTTTTGTGTTGAGGACAGCACCGATGTTCATGTGCTCTTAGAAGACCACCGCATTGTGTTCAG CTGCAAGAATGCCGATGGAGTGGAGTTATACAATGAGATTGAGTTCTATGCTAAGGTGAACTCCAAG GACTCCCAGGATAAACGCTCTGGCCGCTCCATTACTTGCTTTGTGAGGAAGTGGAAAGAGAACGTGGCCTGGCCTCGGCTCACCAAGGAGGATATCAAG CCAGTGTGGTTGTCTGTGGATTTTGATAACTGGAGAGACTGGAAAGGGGATGAAGAGGTGGAGCTGGCTCAGGTCGAACATTATGCAGAG CTTTTGCAGAAGGTCAGCACCAAGAGACCTCCCCCTGCCATGGACGATCTGGAT gATGATTCTGACAGTGCTGATGCAACAAATAATTAA
- the PTGES3L gene encoding putative protein PTGES3L isoform X1 has product MAVQHARTLWYDRPKYVFMEFCVEDSTDVHVLLEDHRIVFSCKNADGVELYNEIEFYAKVNSKDSQDKRSGRSITCFVRKWKENVAWPRLTKEDIKPVWLSVDFDNWRDWKGDEEVELAQVEHYAELLQKVSTKRPPPAMDDLDDDSDSADATNN; this is encoded by the exons ATGGCAGT GCAGCATGCCCGGACCCTGTGGTATGACAGGCCTAAGTATGTGTTTATGGAGTTTTGTGTTGAGGACAGCACCGATGTTCATGTGCTCTTAGAAGACCACCGCATTGTGTTCAG CTGCAAGAATGCCGATGGAGTGGAGTTATACAATGAGATTGAGTTCTATGCTAAGGTGAACTCCAAG GACTCCCAGGATAAACGCTCTGGCCGCTCCATTACTTGCTTTGTGAGGAAGTGGAAAGAGAACGTGGCCTGGCCTCGGCTCACCAAGGAGGATATCAAG CCAGTGTGGTTGTCTGTGGATTTTGATAACTGGAGAGACTGGAAAGGGGATGAAGAGGTGGAGCTGGCTCAGGTCGAACATTATGCAGAG CTTTTGCAGAAGGTCAGCACCAAGAGACCTCCCCCTGCCATGGACGATCTGGAT gATGATTCTGACAGTGCTGATGCAACAAATAATTAA
- the PTGES3L gene encoding putative protein PTGES3L isoform X2: protein MAVQHARTLWYDRPKYVFMEFCVEDSTDVHVLLEDHRIVFSCKNADGVELYNEIEFYAKVNSKDSQDKRSGRSITCFVRKWKENVAWPRLTKEDIKPVWLSVDFDNWRDWKGDEEVELAQVEHYAELLQKVSTKRPPPAMDDLDVLDYGCCI, encoded by the exons ATGGCAGT GCAGCATGCCCGGACCCTGTGGTATGACAGGCCTAAGTATGTGTTTATGGAGTTTTGTGTTGAGGACAGCACCGATGTTCATGTGCTCTTAGAAGACCACCGCATTGTGTTCAG CTGCAAGAATGCCGATGGAGTGGAGTTATACAATGAGATTGAGTTCTATGCTAAGGTGAACTCCAAG GACTCCCAGGATAAACGCTCTGGCCGCTCCATTACTTGCTTTGTGAGGAAGTGGAAAGAGAACGTGGCCTGGCCTCGGCTCACCAAGGAGGATATCAAG CCAGTGTGGTTGTCTGTGGATTTTGATAACTGGAGAGACTGGAAAGGGGATGAAGAGGTGGAGCTGGCTCAGGTCGAACATTATGCAGAG CTTTTGCAGAAGGTCAGCACCAAGAGACCTCCCCCTGCCATGGACGATCTGGAT gtACTTGACTATGGTTGCTGCATCTGA
- the PTGES3L gene encoding putative protein PTGES3L isoform X3, with the protein MALPSVGRGFLGTFPFSQCSHTLPPHLLSCKNADGVELYNEIEFYAKVNSKDSQDKRSGRSITCFVRKWKENVAWPRLTKEDIKPVWLSVDFDNWRDWKGDEEVELAQVEHYAELLQKVSTKRPPPAMDDLDDDSDSADATNN; encoded by the exons ATGGCCCTCCCCTCTGTAGGGCGTGGCTTCCTGGGAACCTTTCCTTTTTCCCAATGCTCCCACACTCTGCCTCCACACCTCCTCAGCTGCAAGAATGCCGATGGAGTGGAGTTATACAATGAGATTGAGTTCTATGCTAAGGTGAACTCCAAG GACTCCCAGGATAAACGCTCTGGCCGCTCCATTACTTGCTTTGTGAGGAAGTGGAAAGAGAACGTGGCCTGGCCTCGGCTCACCAAGGAGGATATCAAG CCAGTGTGGTTGTCTGTGGATTTTGATAACTGGAGAGACTGGAAAGGGGATGAAGAGGTGGAGCTGGCTCAGGTCGAACATTATGCAGAG CTTTTGCAGAAGGTCAGCACCAAGAGACCTCCCCCTGCCATGGACGATCTGGAT gATGATTCTGACAGTGCTGATGCAACAAATAATTAA